The DNA segment CTCCCAATAACACACGATCGCCGTCGGACGATCCGAACCCCTCATCACCTCGCCAAACTCCACCGCAAACCGGGAATACTCGTCCTCCACAATCGCCACGTGACGCGCCGCCAGCCCCGCCTCCTCCATCGCCAGGTCGTATCCCCGACGACGCATACCGATCGAGTAGTGATCCGGCGTCCAGTCCACCCCAAGGTAAAGTATCCGACGGTGACCCTCAGCGATCAGATGCCGCGTCGCCTCGCGCCCGCTGAAAATCTCGTCAAAGCAAATCGCGTCATCCGCATGCGAATCCGCGTCGCTGACGTTCATCAACACGTAAGGCAAACGGCTCTCCGAAATGTGGGCGATCAACTCCTCCTCGATCCGCCCCGAAAGAATCAGCCCGTCAATGTGACGCCGCCGCAGAATCTGTGGCAGACGCCCCTGCGCGATGTCGCGGCCAAGCGTCTGATGCGAATAGCAGAACACCGACAAAAGCTGATCCGCCTCCACCGCCCGGCTCTGGATGCTCGTCAGCATCGGCGATATCCAACTGATCCAGTCCACCTCGTCCGGATCGCACGTGCCCACCGAATAGATCAACCCCACCCCCTGCGACAACCGAGGCCGGTAGTTCAGCCGCTTCGCCGCACCAAGAACCTTCCGCCGTGTCGCCGGACTGAACCGAGCAC comes from the Phycisphaerae bacterium genome and includes:
- a CDS encoding LacI family transcriptional regulator; this encodes MRATLSDIAEQTGCSRATVSSILSGGGTSARFSPATRRKVLGAAKRLNYRPRLSQGVGLIYSVGTCDPDEVDWISWISPMLTSIQSRAVEADQLLSVFCYSHQTLGRDIAQGRLPQILRRRHIDGLILSGRIEEELIAHISESRLPYVLMNVSDADSHADDAICFDEIFSGREATRHLIAEGHRRILYLGVDWTPDHYSIGMRRRGYDLAMEEAGLAARHVAIVEDEYSRFAVEFGEVMRGSDRPTAIVCYWE